From the genome of Oxyura jamaicensis isolate SHBP4307 breed ruddy duck chromosome 2, BPBGC_Ojam_1.0, whole genome shotgun sequence:
ttTACTAGAGTTACTGTAATTTGAAAACTAAATGATTCACATATGAATTGTGTGTGTTCTGCCTGCCGACTTAAACATCTTGTCTATGTTCTTCAGCTTTAGGATGAGACTTTTTTTAACACTGAGATGTTTGtagttcattttaaagcaatataGTAGTCTAAATGGTAATATGACTTGTATAATTCATTTAGCAATTGTGGTCTAATTTTTTGAAGACATTCTCATTCTTTATGGCCCCAAACTTTCACATAAACATGAAGAACTCTAAGTTCAGCCTCTATTGTTTTTCGATTCAATAATGGATctctttatatttgtttctcGTTGTTTCCAGCTACATTTGTTACACTGGAATCCAAAATACAGTAATTACCTTGATGCTGTGAGAAGAACAGATGGTATAGCTGTTTTGGCTATATTTTTGCAAGTAAGTAAAAGTACATATTCTGTCTCTGTACTCCTACTGTACAAGTTTCTCGAagggttaaaaaagaaaaatcttcagagTTTTATCCCATATTTTCTATGGATTATACCACATTGAAAGGCTTGACTTTCAGTAACGCATGCTTTTCAAGGTACAGAGCATGAGTCATGATATTTCCAATGGTGTTCAATACTCCACACACTTGTCCCAGCAGCTATAGTGTCACTATGTGGCTGGTGGGAACTGTAAATTCAGATGTATTTTCCCCTGCTTTGGGGACACAACGTCAATAGTGGCCCTTGGACCAACAGCAATCTATTTTTGTGCTAGTCATAGGCTGATTTCAAGGACAGATACATATCCTAGGCTTTTCATCAACTTTCTgccaggcaaaacaaactcatgTAActcatcctttttaaaaatcatttttcaggGTGGGCAGTCTTAGCCTGAAACACCGGCCTTTGTTATCtcttatttaattaatattcacCAGAGATAGATGGACATCTGTGTTGAGATCAGCAATTGCAAACAATAGATCTGACCATGAAGTCttgattttaaattagaatGAAACTTTTTCCAAAGTCTGTACTTGAGTCTGGAGAGTTAGTAGTCTTTCTTAGGCTAAAATTCACTGTCAATAGGAGTAACGGTATTAGGAAATTATCTGTGATGCTGGGTTTCTCTGCTGATGTAATTTCCTAATTTGGATCTTAATACCCGTTAGGGTACAGAGAGAAGGTACAGAAGGTACAGATGGAATATGTATCTTACTCATCTGGTAGGAGCAACAGGTTGGATTCTTGCATTATAATTTTATAGTTAATATATGTTTGGAtgcacatattaaaaatatcagaaagagGAGAACTGATCAGCAGAACTCTGGTTTGCTCATGCTTACTTCCTTACAGGTAGGGAAAACTCCTAAACCAGAGATGAAGAGAattcttgaagaaataaatgccaTCAAAACAAAGGTAacaatggtgttttttttttttggtttgtttgttttgttttgttttttaataagaagATTGCTGGGAATTCTCAGGACAAAAAATATCAAGAGACATGACTTCATAGTTTTCAAATTCTATGCCAGAGCTAAACCTTTACTTAATCTTAACTAAAGCTGTTGAAagtgttgtttgcttttttgttttaaggggAAAGAAGCTCCTTTTCCAAACTTCGATCCTTCAGTTCTTTTCCCTAAATCTCATGACTACTGGACATACCATGGTTCTTTCACTACTCCACCTTGTGAAGAGTGCATCACTTGGATTATACTTAGAGAGCCTATCATAGTCAGCTCAGACCAGGTAAACTTCAATTAGATAATATTTTACCCACTTCTTTTTAGTTACATGTAGTAAACTGATCTTATCTTTTGATAATGAAATGCTCACTGGATTCTGTGAGAAACTGCTTGATTAAAAAGACAGTAGAAAACTTGATGCCTTAGAAACTATCTTGGGAATCCATAGGGGACCTGCAAAAATCTTCAAAAGACTGCAGTCTACCACCTAATATATGCAATCAACCTATTAGACCCATCTCCTTATCTGTCTCTCTATGACTTCTGCATTAACGATGCAGATCATTATTCCTCTACTGGGAACAACTGATTGTTTCCCAGCCCATGTCAGAAAGGTTGTTCAACTCAGCAAACATCAGAGACCTTTATAAATCTGTAAAGGCAGAACACCATGTAGCTGGTAAGAGTTTATAGCTGCTTGGGGCAGGACTGATAGCAAGCAGTAGTTACTATTTATGCGAGTTCTTGCTCTCATGGGCAAGAGATCCCTTGTGACATCAGCTAAAGAAAAGAGGTaattctctttttgttcttgtctCTGTGTTCCCATGGTATTAACTCTTGCTAGTAGTTAAGGATGGATCTGGATGTGGCTCATACACTTTATTTTACACAGAGCTCAAAGCCCCTGCATTACCCCAGACCCACTGTAGGAAAGGTCTAAAAATTAACCTGTGTTCTGCAGCCATTTAAATCAAAGCATTGAAGCATTTGGCTGAAGGTTATTGTTGGGTTTGCACCAACAACTTTGATTATGCTGGATTTTTTCAATCATTTATGTTCTCTCGAGCTTCCTTAGGTAAAGcgtttattatttttcatgatgTTTGAGGGcaatcactggaaaaaaatgaaataaagctgcTGTAAAAAAAGTGAATATCTTCAATGTAATGCAGTGGGTTGGTCTAATAATAAACCGGTACCATAACTTGTTGCACTGAATGAAGCCAGAGTCCACTGATCTCATCTAATGCAGCTTGGCATTTCCAGCTTTTGGAACATTTTACTTTGTAAATGTGTCTTATGGAATGcttttttcaaaagcatattttatcaGAATATAAATCTGCTACGTTTGTTGATTCTGTCTGCCCCGCCTTCTGGATGATCTCATGTACCCAAGAAAGTTATGGAACTATTGTGTTACCTGCTTGATACCCATGTTTATATCTttacaaacaggaaaagcatCAGGTAACTATAATTCCACATTAACTTGAAAGCCTTCTCtagtcatttttaatgaagaggtatttctttttaatgttcattCCTCCCCAGTCCCATTTATAGACATTTGAAAGCCCTCTTTCATCACCTTTCAGCCAGTGACTAATACCACACAAGTCAGTTTTCTCATCTGAGATTATTTCTCTATTTAGCAGATGGTAATGATATGATATCACAGATTTCAAGACTCCACAGTGAGAAAATGAACATTAATCAAGTGACTGACATGTTAAGTAGATGTTATATATGGACACATAACTTTTCATCTTAGGTTCTCAGGATGATAAGGCATTTCATTGTACTCATTGATGTCCATGtatcacaaaaaaacaaaaaaaacaaaaacaaaaaacaaacaaacaaacaacaacaacaaaaagtttgcTACAACTTTGCATTTATGTGGATCTTTATCTTGCAAATAATAGAACTCTGGTATGATGTGAACCTTAGCTGGCAAGAGGTGAAATATGGCAATGTATTCATATAActtacagtttaattttcacAGTTTATGGATTTGATCTGCATCTGTTTCTCTGCCCATcccaaaaattaaaatatatgggATACTTTGAAGCTGGTACTTgtgtgaaaaatacaaataggCTCTGGCTGGtttctacaaaataaatctgcttaGAGATTTATATTACAGAAGTTCAACTACAAATTTTGTTAGGGAAGGTGTAGTCATTACCGAGCATCTCTGATTTAAAGTGTTTTGCAAGGAATATCCAATCACATCATTGATCCAGCTTCATGAGAAGAGTTTCTGATCACCACTGTATTTGGGTTATGGTCTTTTTTCAGCTTATCTGAAGTTAGTGAGTCTTGGGAGACATATAGGAAGATCTCTAACTGACcctactgcagaaaaaaatggagcatTTAAGGTAAAAAGGAAGTTTTGACATATAGATGGGACATTGGCTCTTTCCTGAGATAACTCTTTTCAGGCAGAATTAGCACTCTATGTGAAGTGCTGTATGCAAGTGCAATAGAAAGACTTTCCTTACTCCAGAATGTCTGCGGtctaaataatgtatttatagGAAAGGATCATGTTACCAATTATTTCTAATCCTAGAAGGTGTGCTGCCATTGCAGCCCTGTAAATAGTGCTCATTTGAAGTGCATATGCATTTGGATCACTTGGATGCTTTTGCAGCCAGATGGTAGTAGCATATTAGCCACAAGGATAAGTGCAGGCACTGGTAATCAGTACTCTGTAGGAAAAATCAATTCACCAGAAATCCCTGTTAGTTGCAGAGAGGGTGGCCTAGCTGCTCAGGTTACATTTAATGAACGGATAGGAACTTAACTGTGGAATTCCTCTATCCAAttacagactattttttttttcacctataTGTAGTTATAGCCtggatatatgtatatatgtatgtacgcatttatttattttaactcagTGTAAGATGtcttccacaaaacaaaaagcatccaTCTCTTCTCTAACAGTACTTTTTCAGCATTACCAAAACTGATGAACTATTTTTGTCTCCCACAGTTCTCATACAAATTGTTCTTCATCTGAAATCTGGAACTCGGTTTCAGATGAATAATCCAGCTGATGCACATTATGCTGATTATAAACGTGACCCTCACATTTTGTCAGGCAAACTGAGATGGCTGGCTTTTCTGAGCCATGTAGTGAAGAGCAGTGTTGAGATGTGTGAGCTAGCTCAGTCCATAAATTGAATGAGTATAGTCACTGTGAATAGTTTTTACATCCCAGACAGAAGTTTTTCTTCCACTGGGCTTAAACTCAGTACTATGGAAGGTAGGTGTCAGAGTATTGAAACCAGTTATGAGCCAATTTGATGTGTGCCATGCATGGGGTTACATTTTTAAGTGtatgcacagaaaaatgtatgcaaTCCTCTTCACAGTAAACCATTCAGAACGTGAAATGTCAAGTGTCTGAATCACAGCTGATATGCTTCCTATCTAATGTCATACACGGCAGTGGCAACAAATGAATACAATGTGAGTGGGTGTGTGTTTTACttcctttgaaaatctgaaagttGTAGAGGAAGACCATTATGCAGTTTTGAAGAGTATGGGCAAAATTTCTACAGCATCCCTCAACAGGAATATACCTTGATTTCAAAAATGACCAAAAAGAGTGAAGCTGCAGACACTGTTTACAAACCGTCTGAAAACTTAACCAAGTCATCATCCGGGTTTATATTCCTGTCACTAGTAATGaattttttctgtgttactgCAGCAGAATTTATCCTCTGCCACAGACCCACCACAGAAGTGAACAATTAGATtataatttagtttaaaatttagCCTTAACACCTTTCAATTCCAGTGGCTGCTTAACAATCAGATGTTAAGGCAGGGTTAGAGTAGTTTATGAAGACATAGGCTGCTCTATTCACATATTCCAAGGACGACTTACTATTTCTGTAGCTGTACACAGTTCTGCAGACAATATGTAAGTGATGGTACTTAACTTCTCACAATCCTGTTCACACGGGAcccattttttttgtctcttgacTATTTCTAAGAATATTcgtgctagaaaaaaaaaaaatatgtgagtACAGGTCTTATGGTGATAGGGTGCAGAACATCCTCACAACTTTGAAGGAGGTTTTCTCCCCTGCTTCTGTGGCTGGGCCAGCCTCCTTGGTTTAACTGTTGAGCTGTGGATTTGTTCCCAAGGGATTTCCATCACAACACTTTGATATTGTTCTCCTGCAGATGGCGAAGCTCCGTAGCTTATCCAAGAATGCTGAGAACGAACCTGATCTCCCCCTGGTCGATAACTGGCGCCCAACTCAGCCTCGGTATTTCAGGATGGTGAGCGCATCATTCCTTTAGGACCTGGTTCAGGCTGGTTGTTCCCAAGTGAGGTGACCTCTAGAACTAGAAGATGGTCTTGTTTTGGGTCATTTGTTGCATTTAGATGGAACTCCAGCTGTATGTTTGGAGGCTGAAACCTTGAGTTGTAAAAAGGGAATTTCACTTTCAGAGGGCAAAATTTATATAGGAAAATCCTATcattaaactggaaaaagagaatctGTTTGTCTCTTCATTACTGCTTTAGAATTAGATTTTGTTATTGCTATGAAGGATGAAAGAAGATGCTACTAACAACTATAAAAGCATTTCCTATTGCCCACATGTCCCTTGGTGCTTGTCTTGCTACAAACTAAAGATATTGTAGTTAAGTAATTGTTTTCAGCATAAAaccatatttttcagtaattgttTTCAGATTAAGCATATTCTTCTCTGAGT
Proteins encoded in this window:
- the LOC118163163 gene encoding carbonic anhydrase 3-like; translation: MINPNYYPWGYDSDNGPDQWHKNYPIAKGRHQSPIEINNKEVHYDRSLLPWFASYDPGAAKTILNNGKTCRIVFDDSFDRSVLRGGPLTGVYRLRQLHFHWGSSDDHGSEHVVNGVRYAGELHLLHWNPKYSNYLDAVRRTDGIAVLAIFLQVGKTPKPEMKRILEEINAIKTKGKEAPFPNFDPSVLFPKSHDYWTYHGSFTTPPCEECITWIILREPIIVSSDQMAKLRSLSKNAENEPDLPLVDNWRPTQPRYFRMVSASFL